The Candidatus Hydrogenedentota bacterium genome segment CGTGAAGAAGACCAGCGTCAAGCCCAGCGGCACGGTGTCGCTGCTGCCCGGCGTGACTCCCGGCATCCACTACGCGCACTCGGAATACTACTTCCGCACGATCCGCGTCGACCGCACCAGCCCGCTGGTGGAGCACATTAAGAAGGCCGGCTACCGCGTGGAGGACTCGGTCTACGGCGACAACACGCTGGTCGTGTACTTCCCCGTGCATGAGGAATTCTTCGACCGCTCCAAGACCGACGTCTCCGTGTGGGAGCAGGTCGAGAACGTCGCCCAGATGCAGTACTACTGGGCCGACAACCAGGTCAGCGCGACGATTACGTTCCACCCGCAGGAAGCGAAGGACATCCCCTATATCCTCGAGCTGTACGAATCCCGGCTGAAGTCGATCAGCTTCCTGCCGCTGACGGACCACGACTACGCCCAGGCGCCCTACCAGGCCATCACCCGCGAGGCGTACGTCAACGCGGTGGAGAAGCTCAAGCCCCTCAACTTCGAGAGCCTCAACACGGACGAGGCCCAGGACCTCTTCTGCGACGGCGACAAGTGCGAGATCAACGTCGCCCCGCACCTGCCGGAACAGCAGGAGGTGGAGTTCGACGAGAAGGAGGAGATCCGGCGCGGGAGCGGGAAGGAAGTGGGGGTGTAAGGCGGTGATGCGCGGGGGCGATGAGAAAGCGAGATAGAGTGCCCACGGGGCGCGCAGTGCGGAGGCGCTGCGCGCCTTTGTGTTTCTTAAACTTTCTGGCTTCGAAGGGTAGGTGTTTGTGTGAATACAAGCAGATCAGTTGACTTTTACTCAAGGCCGGTGAAGGAAGAAGCCTAAAGCATGAGTGTAAGCGATGACATGCAGCAGCCATTTTCCAAGCGTCACTGCTTCGGAGCGAATACCCCTGAGATTACTATCTGGGAAGACGCTCCTGAGGCGCTACGCTCATGTTTACTATTCGCGGCGAAAGAGACTTGCGATCTCTCTCCGAGTACCCTTCGCGGGATCGTATGCCAGGTGCTGCGGAGACGCCCCGATCCCTCGAATTGGTCAGAATACCCTAACATCTGGGGAGAGGTTGAGAATCTAGTTTACAGCTGTGACTGGTTTTGCGTTTACGACATTGTAGAGGCAGTTGCGCAGCACCAGCAAAGGACTTATCACCGTAACAACGACGCTTACGAGCACGAAATCAACGATTGCCTCCGAGAAATGGGGATTGGGTGGCAATTGGTGGACGGCCACGTTCTAGGGCGCGGGGAAGAAACCTACGAGAGGATCGTAGCTCAGGCAAGAGACGCACTGAACGCGGCGGCCTTGCCTACCGCTCACAGCGAACTGGCCGAAGCCCTGAACGACCTGTCAAGACGCCCAGACCCCGATCTATCAGGGGCTGTTCATCACGCCATGGCAGCGCTGGAATGCGTGGCGCGAGAGCTTGCCGGACAGCCGAACGCCCCACTGGGAAAGATAATCGCGGACAAGAAGCACCTCTTCCCAAGGCCTCTGGATGAGGTGCTGAGCAAGGCGTGGGGGTATGCCTCAGAACATGCGCGCCATGGCAGGGAGGAGCGGAACTTAAGCCGGGCTGAGGCGCAGTTGATTGTAGGACTGGCTTCTTCCGCAAGTATGTATCTAATTCAGAAGTTTGATGAAAGCGAGTCTTGAATAGGAGGATGTTCCCATGCCAACGAGGCGACGCAAGATTGAAGTCCATCGCCTGACGATTTCGGGGCTGCCTGAAGGCACGCCTTACGGGACCTTCCTGCACAATTTGCGCGGGCGGACGCGGCCAGTTGCCCTTTCAGGACGAAATATTGAGGGGGACTCCGAACCCCAGGCGATGCGTGGGGCTATGCTGCGCTGCCCTTCGGGGCGACTCTTGGGTACGTTGCAGGTTGGCGTTTGGCCGGGCGCGCGAACGCGCATTTGGCGCGATCGTGCGGCACAGTGTTGGGTGGTTTGGGTTGGGACGTGGTGATGGGATGTTGGTTGCTTCTGTTGCCGCCGGCAGGAATGCCCGCGATCCTTTTTGTGCGATGGCGTGGCACAGTGTTGGGTGGTTTGGGGTTGGGGGAGTCGCTCGTGCGGGGTGGTTGGGTTGGATTCCAGGGAGCAAGGAGAATACGCGGCTCTTGAGAGGCGCCATACCGACCCATTGAACCAGGGTTGGATCACGCACGACGCCTTGTTCATTCACAACCCAAACGCATCAAACCCGATTTCGGATCGAATCTGGGACGTTATTCCCCATCTCGTGGACATAGGCGGGCGATGGCATTGGAGTGACCAACTCGGCGAGCAGCCGTCTTAGCTTGGCCCTACGAGCTCCAGGTGCAGACGTTTCCCGAGGGCGTGGGCGGCGCGTTGGAGGGTGTGCAGGGTGACCGAGGTGTTGCCCGGGTCGAGGAGGCGGTCGAGGGCCGGGCGGCTGGTTTTCATGCGGCGGGCCATGGCGGATTTGGAGAGGCCTTCGGCCTCCATCGATTGGCGGATCTGCATTGCGAGGACTTCTTTGAGCGCCTGGGTTT includes the following:
- a CDS encoding XRE family transcriptional regulator → MNKNKHVGSGFDDFLAEEGLLAECETQALKEVLAMQIRQSMEAEGLSKSAMARRMKTSRPALDRLLDPGNTSVTLHTLQRAAHALGKRLHLELVGPS